The Streptomyces sp. 135 sequence CACCCCGAGGTGGTCGATGATCTCCTGGCGGGAGCTGCCGGAGACGGTGAGGACCGACGGGAGGCGGCGCGCGACGCGCTTCTGCATGCGGGTGAAGGCGTACCAGCGGCGGACGGACAGGCGGCGCTTGAAGTCGGGCGCGGCGTCCAGCTCCAGCTGCCGGTCGACGGTGATGGGGTGGTGGATCGTGGTGACCAGGGGTGCGCCGAGGTCGCCCAGCAGGCCGTAGCCGAGGGTCTGGTTGTCGTGCACGACGTCGAAGTCGCCGCGCCGGGCCCGCAGATGGCGCCGGGCGCGCAGACTGAACGTGACGGGCTCCGGAAAGCCGCCGGTCCACATGGTCGCCACTTCGAGGGCGTCGATCCAGTCGCGGTACTCGTCGCGCCCCGGGGTGCGGAAGGGGTCCGGCGAGCGGTAGAGGTCCAGACTCGGCAGTTCGGTGAGCTTGAGGCCCGCCAGGCCCTCGCCCTCGTCGAGGACGGGGTAGGGCTGCGAGCCGATCACTTCGACGCTGTGGCCGAGCCGGGCCAGCTCGCGCGAGAGATGGCGTACGTAGACGCCCTGGCCCCCGCAGAACGGGTTCCCTTTGTACGTGAGGAGAGCGATGCGCAACGGTCGGTCGCCGTCGGCGTCGGAGCCCTTCCGGGGGCCCGCCTCCATGGCCTCAGCGGTCACTCTCGGCCCCCTTCTCCGTGCAGTTGTCCGCGAGGTTACGCCGGGACGGTAATCTAGAACAAGTTTCAGACTTGATCGCCGAGTGATCGCCGAACGAGCTTTGAATCTACCGGCAGGTAGGCCAGGTGTAAGGCCCGGATCAGGTGATTCGCGCCACGACATGCTCCCTGCCATGCTGTGCGATCTCGGGAGGCGTTTTCCAAAGGGGCATCGACATGACAGCGGAAGCCAAGGCGGGGAGCCCCGCGACGCCGCCCCTCACGGAGCGCCAGGAGGCGCGCCGGCGCCGCATCCTGCACGCCAGCGCGCAACTGGCCAGCCGCGGCGGCTTCGACGCCGTGCAGATGCGCGAGGTCGCCGAGGCGGCGGGCGTCGCCCTCGGCACCCTCTACCGCTACTTCCCCTCCAAGGTGCATCTGCTGGTGGCGACCATGCAGGACCAGCTCCAGCACATGCACACCACGATCCGCAAGCGTCCCCCGGCCGGCGAGACGCCCGCCGAGCGGGTCGCCGAGACGCTGATGCGGGCCTTCCGCGCCCTCCAGCGCGAGCCGCACCTTGCGGACGCGATGGTGCGGGCCCTGACCTTCGCCGACCGCTCGGTGAGCCCCGAGGTCGACACGGTCTCGCGGCTGACGACGGCGATCATCCTGGACGCGATGGGCCTGCCGGAGCCGCCGACCGCGCAGCAGCTCTCCGCCGTGCGGGTCATCGAGCACACCTGGCACTCCGCGCTGATCACCTGGCTTTCGGGGCGGGCGTCGATCGCCCAGGTGAAGATCGACATCGAGACCGTCTGCCGCCTCATCGACCTCACCGCCACACCCCGGGCCTGACCCCGGGCCCGGGCCTGACCCCGGGCCCGGGGCGCGCCCGGGCCTCAGTCCTCGGGCGGGAACACGACCTCCCCGCTGTCGGCCAGCGTGAGGGTGATCGCCTCGACCGGGCAGCCCTCGGCGGCTTCGAGGACCTGCTCGTCGGCGTCGCCCTCGGGGGCCGAGGGGTGGGACTGCCGGGCGGCGTCCAGGGTGAAGGCGCCGGGCGCGGTGATCACGCACATGCCCGAGCCGATGCAGACCGACCGGTCGACCTCGACGCGCCAGCGGTCGCCCATC is a genomic window containing:
- a CDS encoding TetR family transcriptional regulator produces the protein MTAEAKAGSPATPPLTERQEARRRRILHASAQLASRGGFDAVQMREVAEAAGVALGTLYRYFPSKVHLLVATMQDQLQHMHTTIRKRPPAGETPAERVAETLMRAFRALQREPHLADAMVRALTFADRSVSPEVDTVSRLTTAIILDAMGLPEPPTAQQLSAVRVIEHTWHSALITWLSGRASIAQVKIDIETVCRLIDLTATPRA
- a CDS encoding ferredoxin; its protein translation is MGDRWRVEVDRSVCIGSGMCVITAPGAFTLDAARQSHPSAPEGDADEQVLEAAEGCPVEAITLTLADSGEVVFPPED